The DNA sequence tatataataattgttTCTCATATCTTATCGCTTCTACAGGCACGAGGAAGCACGTGCATACAACGTACATGTATGAttatagatatacatattaCGTTCCTGCACTAAGCAGCATGGACATTCATTAGAATAGAACAATGCACCGACACTATTACTATCTACGAATGCGATTCCATCATTCATTACACCATATGCGTATGAAATAGgcacttttctttcttcctcccgattattttataataacaatTTCAGCGTTAATCTCTACTACTCTCGTAGACTTATCGTATTTAACATGTTCCGTGTCACGTAAGCTTAAAAGGTAAAGTTGTTTTTCCACATGAAAATTGAAGGGCAAACATTTATCGTGCGTTAGAGTAATATCCATTAGAGGAAAATAGAAATTTCACTGATACACTAATACATATTAATAGTTTGTACGTTCTTATTAAGCAATTTTGTTGTGCGTTTAATagctttaatttattaattatcatcGATGACTAATAAGCTATGTAGAAGGGAACATGTTAATTAGTTACAGCCTTCGGAGTACTCTTCGTTCCTCGAGGAAGTTTGATTGAATACTCGGCGTCCAAAGGCACTGGAACTAAAACATAGCTTCTCAGCGTCTTTTGATTCTTCAACTTCCAGTGAGTTATCATAAACGATGTAATGTATTTCGACAAGAAAAGAAGTAAATTGCAGAAATTTTTTCTTACTCTCAACTTCTCTGAAtcagaaaattaaatatatgtctgtgtatatgtgtgcgtgAGAAGATAACGACtatgattattaaaattatcaatataaaaaaaataaacggAAGTAAACTGACGGTTTATAAAGAAAAGGAACAAAACACCTCTGGGGAGATATTATGCGGACGAAATTAATCGGAATCGAAAAGGGAACACTGGCATGAAAAGCAAGAGAGAAGGAAGTATATATATgacatatttatatgtataatatatatacacacgcacacacatatatatatgtatgtatgtatgtatgtatgtatgtatgtatgtatgtatgtaataaGTGTAATGAAAGAAAGTTCTAAATTCTATTCACGTGTACAATCCTAAATATGATAGATACAAAATACAAGAATCACGATGATGTGGAGTGTTTCGATTACTTGGCAGTCTTACTTTGAGCATGGATCCCTCAAGAAGAATTACATATTACTACATTTGACAATGAGAATTGGTATGCGAAAAACGATTATCTGAGCTCTCAAGCTCGCGCGCACGTTTTCCATTTCTTCCCCTTTAAATTCTTACCAGCTAAACGTACGTTATCTTTATtgtcttttatttcttcttaaAATAGTCTTTTTTTTTGCATctattcctttttttctttagaATTTCACTTAGGTCGCATATAAAGGACGGTATTACAATAATTCCGACAGTAACAACAATTTTAATGTAGTAGTTTCAAACGTTTCAAATAGGAGAAACGGGAATGATGGACGAGCAAAAGTAACACTAAGAAAGGATGGagaaaaagaaatctacgtatGTTCATCGATGAAAGTCTGTAGACTTTTTTTAacgctttttcttttctttcttttggtCCCTCCATgtatagtaaaatatatatataaatgtaaataacaTTCTAATTATCGCAATGATGAGTTAAAAGTATTAATAGAGAAAAAGCAAGCGAAAATAAACGTTCAAAGGAAATTTTTCGTTACAGCATTTTTTCTTTCTAAACTATCTGTCTGCATGGCTGCCCTTCTCCCTCTCACTCGATCTCATTCACTCTTCTCTCTCTCGTGCGTGCTCTTTCCCTCTTTTCCTCCTCTTCTCATTTATTTCGGACTCCctctttctatatatatatatataatataaatttatatatattctctATTTTATAAGATATTCTACAATGTACAAGATGTACGCCTACAAtatgagaaaataataatatagtaaGCAGAAAAATTACATTTCTAGGAAGACGAAGCGACGCGTCGTTCAATTTTCGAACGAAGAGTGGGGTCGATGAAGGACCATTTAATCTTTGCGACAAACCTGCACAACCCGACTTTTCGATTTCTCCTTCTCTCATGCATTGTTTCATCcaacaataaaagaaaaagagaaaatagcaAAGAATAATGGAAGGGCGCATCCATtcgaaacaaacaaaaaaacaaAGGCGCTTgttctaaaagaaaaaaaaaagaagacaaaaagAGATGAGATGGAAGAAAAATGCCGAGAAAAGGAGAATGGCAAGAGAAATGAAAACGTCGTGTCGTCTCCCATTTTATATCACACAATCGAAGTTTCTCTCTACAAAGCCTCCATGTCTCGGAGCAATTTAATACTTGTAAGCTCTTTCTCCCTCTATCTCGCATGTGTAtaggtatatagttatatatgcGCATGTGTGTATGTacgatatgtataatatatatatacacacacacatatacatccTCATTATATTTGTGCTACCGATACTTGCAGATTTATCGAATATCGACCGAGCAGATGGGAAACATTATTTTCGCGAATAAAAACGATGACGTTAGAAAAATGAGAGTAAATATAAGGTATTCGTCTTATTGTTTCTTAAGATCGATAACGATATCACGGAACAGCATGGCGCAATTTTTGACACTGTGTACATTGGGTCGTAAATTGGATTTAGTTACAAAAATGTGTAGTATTAAAAAAGATACTAAAAGGAAAAAACAATGATCTATGGATGATATCGAAGTCAAAGGATTCAAGGAAATTACGTGACGAAGCTATGAGTAGGATCGAACATGTATCTATGGTCGCTAGCTATCGACAGAAACTATCGATAGTCTCTCGCGTATACTGTAGTATAGATGGAAATGAATGTATTGTTTAACTATTTAagtaaaaaaaagagagagatagagaaagaggagagagagagagagagacaaaaaaagaagaatgattaatttcttcattttcttcgcTTAATATTTTGTGTTACACAGAACTTGCACTTCCGATCGAAAATTATCATGTAACGATCGGTAAGGCAACTCGCTTTACTCGTATGCCAAATGAACTACGAAAAATTTGTCCAAAATTGTTGGAATGCACGTATACGTTCTATATATATGTTACAGATACGAAAAATAAACGTAATTCAAAATGGCTTTCGATCGAATAACTACATTAATGAAAATACGGTAAACTACAACTTGATTCGACTCGACTAATCGGATCTGTTGATGAATCGAATAGTAAAAACGAAGAAGCGagggaaaggaaaagaaaaaagaggaatTCTAAGAATGTATGTAAGAAACTAGACGGATTCTTTGCCCTGTAGTTTCGTGGCAAGATCGATGACAAGCTGCTGGTACACCACCGGGTCTATGTTCTTGCCGAGCTGATAAAGAACGAACCAGTCACCGATCTGGCACTTCTCAGCGATGGTTCCGATATGCTCCGGCTTGGAGAGGCGCGATCGGGCACGCAAAAGCACTAAGCGAAGTTTCGGCCCGGCTACTACTGCGGCACGGTATGCCAGGGTCAAACCGCTCAACACCGACAGGATGATGAACCAGAACCAGAGGAACACGTATATCTTCTCGTTGACGATGTTTAACGGTAACACGCAGAGACCATCGAATTTCTGCACCGTACCGGACGCACCATATTTGTGGAAGGTACATTTGGTCACCTTCGGGAATACCCGTGACATCGGGTCGATCCTCTCCTCAGGTTCCATTTCTGTAAATTTCACCACGTCCGAGCCATAGGTGGTAAACTCGCCATCCAAGAAGAAGTCCATGAAGTAGATCTGGCCGACTACGTTAACGAAATTTAGCACTTCGCAGAGGAAGAAACGGAATGCGTAAAAATTCTGAGTGTGCCAATTCGAAGCGAAATACTCGACTAGTAATTTCCTTCTTTCCGATTTGCATTCGTCGCTCATTACTGGGCAATTTAGGTCTAGAACTAGCATCTTGATTCTACCGCCTTCCCAAGTCTTCCACAGGTAACGTGGCACGTAAAACAATATCGCCTGGAAGAACAGCGTGAAGCACACCCACTGATAATATTTGTGGTACTTGATCTCGTCCTCGCCATCGACGTGGGACGCAACACCTGGTTGCACTATGTCTTTGCCGACTACGCCAGTTCGATCAGGGATCGTGAACGTCGAGTAGATCCAACAGTAAGTGTCCATCACGTGAAGCGGTATTTCGTCCACGATACAGTCTATAGGGTCTCCGATATATTGCCTGGATGTGACCAGCAACGAAAAAGCAATTAATATGATCACTGTAGCTTTGTAGTGCAGCCGGAAGACATTATTGTCGATGCAAACGTTGTCTAGCTTGAGCAGTCCCTTTACTGAACCGAATACGTCAAACATGGTTGGTTATTTTCCTTCGAACAGGTACTACAAGAGAGAAATCGAGCGACTTATCCCAATCGCGAGTTTTACTTTACTATGTACCAATCAAACCGGACACTCGGGTTGTTGATGACCCGCGCGACGTGACGCCGCGCGTCAAGAAGCGTCCCTGGGCCTCCCTGCACACGCACAAAAACAAACAGCTTTCAAAAAATTCGTTTATCGCGAAAATCGTTGTATTTCTATTCGTTACCGATATATCTATCACTGAATAAATTTCGTTTACCGAAATCTCGTTCGAATTTCCGAAAACACGTGTGTTCCGTTCCGATCGTTCCGTGACCACTGCGCGCGTGAGCACGGCTCTACCGCAGCAAAGCGTCACCGAGAGCGGTTGTGTCGTAATGGCTGCGTTCAGAAACGCTCTACGACACGAACACACGAGGACATGCCGTTCCGTAAGCTGCTCCCTTTTGCTCTTCTCTCTGtctatcttcttcttcgtcgaTTCGCTTCTTCTCTCTTgcgtatatagtataacgtcttATCTCTGTCTCGCTTGCAGATTATACACAGCCTGGTTGGGGACGCTATACTATACGTTTACTTCTGCTGCACACCAAGATCCTATCCCCACTTACGGACACGAGAAAACtcgtctctctttctgtctctgTTTCTCTTAGGTTCTCTTTCACACTCTTGTCCCTTTACTATAACCTAACCCCACTTTTCGTCTCTTTTAACCGCCGCGTCGGCCCGGATCACAGGAAACTTAGGCCCGTCGTTCGTATAGGTTCGATTGTGCTCGGCTAACATCGGTTCCAACGTTCCAGCAAAACCTTCAGACGCATATACGCATGCGTAATCGGAAAAGCAACCCACACCACTCTCGTGTacgattttatttaaatttaaggaTAATAGCCATGAAATATTTGTTTAGAGCGTTACTATAAACATTTACACTTACAATAAACGTAGTTTCTTTCGTTTAGTAAATTTCGATCATTTAATCAAAAGTTTAAATGCTATCTCTTCAATAGAAGGCTTGTGAAGAAAGTTTTGAAAGAATATACGTTGCTTAAATAGAATAACCAGTCGAAAATTGATAATTGTAGTTTACTTCTTTATTGGTAATAGTGTCATTTACCTTGTTTTCCATCTCATATCGTTAACTCCATGCTCTTTAGTTAATTGAGTACTACTGTTTTTATATAGCTCAATTTTTATCGAATCGAATATTTTAGAATATAATGGAAATATTttgtatgaaaatattttgtaataaaatcaTATGCATGAATTTCATTAAAGCAAAATATACAAGGAGTTTAATTCAACGGGATTATTAAAAAAAGCTCGAAAGAGGTAATCGGAATAACTTACACTACATATATTACAAATACCAGACTTAACATACCACTTTCTATCTGAAGTTTTGCACCGTTCTAGAATGATAGTCTGTAATGAATAGTAATTATCcctaacaaataatttttattgaccTCCATTACTCCACGGATTccttaaattaaataaatagataaaagcTATTTTAATCTCAAATCGATATGcagattaattattatttaatctgAAATCAGTAGATGCTGATAATTAGACAAATTAAATCGcctttataataaattatgtatCAATTATACAAATTGGAGAGTACACATGATCTGTTCATACACATTAATAGAGGTAGTCAATCACAACCTTATATTCCTTTTATCATGAATATTTGTAATGCTAGTATTATGTTTAAATGTCATTATCTATTTCAGTTATGCTTTATCGATAAAAAGATTCTCTGACATTGCATTCCAATGAACTCTTTCTATAAATTGATTTTGCTATATCATATCCTTATCTGCAGCTGACGGTGAGTCTCCAGTAACGTAACTGTATCTCTATTTGATTGTCACGGAGTGATCTGAATCGTCATTGGCATTCTTGGAAGAATAGCTCTAAATTCAgaacattaataaatattaataaatattaataaatacttaCGTCTCTTAATGGCAAACAgattgttatatattgttatatattgttatattaggTTATACTGTCTTACAGATATTACTAGACAAGCATTACAATCACAATTACACTCTTTACTGTCAAAGTATTATgggatttattttatttaaccaaAATCATACAAacataaatacaattttaatatataatataaatactatatttatacaagtaCATAAAAACTAAAACCAAGGTCGGTCCTGTGGCGCAACGGATAACGCGTCTGACTACGGATCAGAAGATTCCAGGTTCGAATCCTGGCAGGATCGGATTTCTTTTTTCCTAAAACATATTTCGTCCCTTAAATGTACTTATTAAATCAATATAATTTTAGATCAACTGtactaaataattaattttctttttataatccGATAAtgcatttctttttctttatatctCACAATgtctcaaatattttttttcttttttttttttttttttttttttcaaaattaaaacACTGACTTATTTTCTTACAagaaatacatttattatatatctatCTTTACAGAATTATTCATGTCATCTTAAGCTGAAAGCAATCAGATAAAACAGAACAAGTACTTTGTTTCATAGTTGATCATGAATTGAATTAAGAAATGCCTTGGATAGCCTTGGATATTCAAATTGCGAGtcaaaacatttttatcgagaAAGTTCATTTCCCTGCCTTAACCTTAACCATTCATTTTCGGTCTCTTCTAACAATACAAATCGCAGTTTGACTGTACTTTCTCTTACTGATTAACTGTTAAGCAGGTAAACCTTAGTTATTCGAAAAGCTTAAGAGAAGGGTCGACGATAGAATGCAGGTACGCGAGAAAATGTCTATAGTCAGTACGATCTTCAGCAATGCGTGTCATATCTACTCAATTCGGAATGACTTGAAGGAATATATTATGATATCTAGTTCGCGAACAAATGCCGGAATCGTTGCTATTAATAGCCACGGGTTGATCCTGAATTCCAACGAAGGCAACGCGGTATAAAAGGATACCTACTTAATGCCCTGGAAACTAATTGGAAGCGAGCGTAGTCGGTGGGTCAAATAAATTAACCCAGTATGCACACGAAAACCGGTTGCAAGACAGT is a window from the Bombus affinis isolate iyBomAffi1 chromosome 9, iyBomAffi1.2, whole genome shotgun sequence genome containing:
- the LOC126920566 gene encoding innexin inx2 produces the protein MFDVFGSVKGLLKLDNVCIDNNVFRLHYKATVIILIAFSLLVTSRQYIGDPIDCIVDEIPLHVMDTYCWIYSTFTIPDRTGVVGKDIVQPGVASHVDGEDEIKYHKYYQWVCFTLFFQAILFYVPRYLWKTWEGGRIKMLVLDLNCPVMSDECKSERRKLLVEYFASNWHTQNFYAFRFFLCEVLNFVNVVGQIYFMDFFLDGEFTTYGSDVVKFTEMEPEERIDPMSRVFPKVTKCTFHKYGASGTVQKFDGLCVLPLNIVNEKIYVFLWFWFIILSVLSGLTLAYRAAVVAGPKLRLVLLRARSRLSKPEHIGTIAEKCQIGDWFVLYQLGKNIDPVVYQQLVIDLATKLQGKESV